The following are from one region of the Achromobacter xylosoxidans genome:
- a CDS encoding TetR/AcrR family transcriptional regulator — MAERGRPRNFDRAQALRKAMDVFWSKGYDGASLTDLTAAMGINSPSLYGAFGSKEGLFREAVELYRETEGSSARRALQEAPTAREAIQSMLLASAERFTAPGTPSGCMIVLSAPAGCVNQAGVGDFLGDNRRDMQSRILARLNAGASDGELPAGVDLKSLAAFYTTVLHGMSIQARDGASRKTLQAVARQAMRAWDALTESIPNG; from the coding sequence ATGGCAGAACGTGGGCGCCCCAGGAACTTCGATCGTGCCCAGGCCTTGCGCAAGGCCATGGACGTCTTCTGGTCGAAGGGATATGACGGAGCATCGCTGACCGACCTCACGGCGGCGATGGGCATCAATTCGCCCAGCCTTTACGGCGCATTCGGCTCAAAGGAAGGACTATTCCGCGAAGCGGTGGAGCTCTACCGCGAAACCGAGGGCAGCTCGGCGCGACGCGCGCTGCAAGAAGCGCCCACGGCGCGCGAAGCCATCCAATCCATGCTGCTGGCTTCCGCAGAACGCTTCACCGCTCCGGGTACGCCGTCGGGCTGCATGATCGTGCTGAGCGCGCCGGCAGGCTGCGTGAATCAGGCCGGCGTGGGCGACTTCCTGGGCGACAACCGCCGCGACATGCAAAGCCGCATCCTGGCCCGCCTCAATGCTGGCGCATCCGATGGCGAACTGCCCGCCGGCGTCGATCTCAAGAGCCTGGCCGCCTTCTACACCACCGTGCTGCATGGCATGTCGATCCAGGCGCGCGACGGCGCCAGCCGCAAGACCTTGCAAGCCGTGGCCAGACAGGCGATGAGAGCCTGGGACGCGCTGACCGAAAGCATACCTAACGGATAA
- a CDS encoding sensor domain-containing diguanylate cyclase — protein MFRINLRHLILWISLLSVLLALMGSLHASYLVQRDLLLRTALELNQAYASKLASVTDVFLTDLRNYLSYSAEMLADMEVHPEHMAAETQRQERQLGQFNSTFVVSPQGTVLAASTSDRALLGQQLNSEAVSRAQATLHPTVSAPFMDLKNRWLILYTHPIFSADHRYLGFLGGTLYLHEHNMLDHLLSQHFYRGDSSLYVIDRNGTLIYHPDPGRLGQSVSKSDAFAPALRGETGEMRFTDDDGHALLTGYAPVPSMGWSIIAQRHVDATLQPLGDLLLTTALHTLPLLLLSVASIWLLSRWIARPLGELAGIAKHMQNADSADRIRNVRSWYFEAAQLKRALLAGLSSIHHKIRDLRRETTTDTLTGLLNRRGMDEALALLQAEKQPVAAVVIDIDHFKRINDRYGHAEGDRALQSLAKLMSDGSRSGDTVARAGGEEFVMLLPGAPLEAAIALVERLRQRIATEPGAVATPFTISAGVAAYPAHGATLDAVLQRADQALYYAKNHGRDAVCVADDDAQAGARRASPA, from the coding sequence ATGTTCCGGATCAACCTGCGGCATCTCATCCTGTGGATCAGCTTGCTGTCGGTTCTGCTCGCGCTGATGGGCAGCCTGCATGCCAGTTACCTGGTGCAGCGTGATCTTCTGCTGCGCACCGCGCTGGAACTCAACCAGGCCTACGCCTCCAAGCTGGCTTCCGTGACCGACGTGTTCCTGACCGACCTCAGGAACTATCTGTCGTATAGCGCGGAAATGCTGGCCGACATGGAAGTGCATCCCGAACACATGGCGGCCGAGACGCAGCGCCAGGAACGGCAGCTCGGCCAGTTCAACTCCACGTTTGTCGTGTCGCCACAAGGCACGGTACTGGCGGCATCGACCTCGGACCGCGCGTTGCTGGGCCAGCAACTGAACAGCGAGGCCGTCAGCCGCGCGCAGGCGACCTTGCACCCGACGGTCAGCGCCCCGTTCATGGACCTCAAGAACCGCTGGCTGATCCTGTACACCCACCCGATTTTCTCGGCCGACCACCGCTATCTGGGGTTTCTCGGCGGCACGCTCTACCTGCATGAGCACAACATGCTGGATCACCTGCTGAGCCAGCACTTCTACCGCGGCGACTCCTCTCTTTACGTCATCGATCGCAACGGCACCCTGATCTATCACCCCGACCCCGGCCGCTTGGGACAGAGCGTCTCCAAATCCGACGCGTTCGCCCCCGCCTTGCGAGGCGAAACCGGCGAAATGCGCTTCACCGACGACGACGGCCACGCGTTGCTGACGGGCTATGCGCCAGTGCCCAGCATGGGCTGGAGCATCATCGCGCAACGCCACGTCGACGCGACCTTGCAACCTCTGGGCGATCTGCTTCTGACCACCGCTCTCCATACCTTGCCGCTGCTGCTGCTTTCAGTGGCCTCCATCTGGCTGCTGTCGCGCTGGATCGCCCGGCCGCTAGGCGAACTGGCCGGCATCGCCAAGCACATGCAGAACGCGGATTCAGCGGATCGCATCCGCAACGTGCGCTCCTGGTACTTTGAAGCCGCGCAACTCAAGCGCGCGCTGCTGGCGGGGCTGTCCTCGATCCACCACAAAATCCGCGACCTGCGCCGTGAAACCACTACCGATACCTTGACAGGCCTCTTGAACCGGCGGGGAATGGACGAGGCGCTGGCGCTGCTGCAAGCCGAGAAACAGCCGGTGGCGGCCGTGGTCATCGACATTGACCACTTCAAGCGCATCAATGACCGCTACGGCCACGCGGAAGGCGATCGCGCGCTGCAATCCCTGGCCAAGCTGATGAGCGACGGTTCGCGCAGCGGCGACACCGTGGCGCGCGCCGGCGGCGAGGAGTTCGTCATGCTGCTGCCCGGCGCCCCCCTGGAAGCCGCCATCGCCCTGGTGGAGCGGCTGCGTCAGCGCATTGCCACCGAGCCGGGCGCCGTCGCCACGCCCTTCACCATTTCGGCGGGAGTAGCGGCCTACCCCGCGCATGGCGCGACGCTGGACGCCGTACTGCAACGCGCCGACCAGGCGCTCTACTACGCCAAGAACCACGGCCGCGACGCCGTCTGCGTCGCGGACGACGACGCCCAGGCCGGAGCGCGCCGGGCCTCGCCGGCCTGA
- a CDS encoding AsmA family protein, translating into MTRSGKIAIGIVGGAALLVAVLVAVIATFDWNRAKPFINERASAAVGRSFAINGDLSVKWTREPDEGGWRAWVPWPHVIANDISVANAPWAKAPQFATLKRGEFSLALLPLLRQRVVIRRIQLTEPAADLQRLADGRANWEFTLPETGEPSPWVLDINEIGFDKGRVALMDEVLKADLTVLVDPLGKPVPFADVAGAAFAAEEGGAAPSPRDYVFGWKLDGKFKGLATKGEGKVGGMLALQDARQPFPVQADVTIGGTRASIAGTLTDPVNLGSLDLRLKLSGASMAQLYPLTGVTLPDTPPYSTDGHLVAKLRNPGGAVFDYKDFNGKVGNSDLHGDISFALGMPRPKLTGKLSSKQLRMEDLGPLIGVPSGKVAGAETDKAKDAPAKPKGGKVLPTQAFRTDRWRDMDADVALDAGRIVHDSKLPLSDLSVHLVLQDGKLTLEPLRFGMAGGNINSTIRLDGSGSTLTGRVDISARRLRLKQLFPSTAAMQKTLGELNGDMALSGAGNSVAALLGTATGDVKMLVNDGVISRSLMEIAGLNVGNYVVSKLFGDDEVKINCGAADLEMKNGVMTPRVFVFDTENALISITGTADFKNEKMDLDITPDSKGFRIFSLRSPLYVRGTFGSPDVGVHVLPLAARGAGMVALGVLLTPAAGLLALVAPSTTDDNACGPLLKQMRVPPKAPPPAPSKGK; encoded by the coding sequence ATGACGCGCTCAGGAAAAATAGCGATCGGGATTGTAGGGGGAGCGGCGCTCCTCGTGGCGGTACTGGTGGCCGTGATCGCCACCTTCGACTGGAATCGCGCCAAGCCTTTCATCAATGAGCGGGCCAGCGCCGCAGTCGGGCGCTCCTTCGCCATCAACGGCGATCTCAGCGTCAAATGGACGCGCGAACCCGACGAGGGCGGCTGGCGGGCCTGGGTGCCATGGCCGCATGTCATTGCCAACGATATCTCCGTGGCCAATGCGCCCTGGGCCAAGGCGCCCCAGTTCGCAACCCTCAAGCGCGGCGAGTTCAGCCTGGCGCTCCTGCCGCTGCTGCGCCAGCGCGTGGTCATCCGCCGCATCCAGCTGACCGAACCCGCCGCCGATCTGCAGCGCCTGGCCGACGGCCGCGCCAACTGGGAGTTCACGCTGCCAGAAACCGGCGAGCCTTCGCCCTGGGTGCTGGACATCAATGAGATTGGCTTTGACAAGGGCCGGGTGGCGCTGATGGACGAAGTTCTCAAGGCGGACCTGACCGTGCTGGTCGATCCCCTGGGCAAGCCGGTGCCGTTCGCCGACGTGGCCGGGGCAGCCTTTGCAGCGGAAGAGGGTGGGGCCGCACCGTCGCCGCGCGACTACGTTTTCGGCTGGAAGCTGGACGGCAAGTTCAAGGGCCTGGCCACCAAGGGCGAAGGCAAGGTCGGCGGCATGCTGGCCCTGCAGGACGCCAGGCAGCCTTTTCCTGTGCAGGCGGACGTAACCATCGGCGGTACCCGGGCTTCAATCGCGGGAACCTTGACCGATCCGGTCAACCTCGGCTCGCTGGATCTGCGTTTGAAGTTGTCGGGCGCGTCCATGGCGCAGCTATATCCGCTGACGGGCGTCACGCTGCCGGACACGCCGCCGTATTCCACCGACGGCCACTTGGTGGCCAAGCTGCGCAATCCCGGCGGGGCGGTGTTTGACTACAAGGATTTCAACGGCAAGGTGGGTAACAGCGATCTGCATGGCGACATCAGTTTCGCATTGGGCATGCCCCGGCCCAAGCTGACCGGCAAGCTTTCCTCCAAACAGTTGCGCATGGAGGACCTGGGGCCGCTGATCGGCGTGCCATCGGGCAAGGTCGCGGGCGCCGAAACGGACAAGGCCAAGGACGCGCCGGCCAAGCCGAAGGGGGGCAAGGTGCTGCCCACGCAGGCATTCCGTACCGACCGCTGGCGTGACATGGATGCCGACGTTGCGCTGGATGCCGGCCGCATCGTGCATGACAGCAAGCTGCCGCTGTCGGACCTGTCCGTGCACCTGGTGCTGCAGGATGGCAAGCTCACGCTGGAACCGTTGCGCTTCGGCATGGCTGGCGGCAATATCAATTCGACCATACGGCTGGATGGCTCCGGCTCGACCCTGACCGGGCGTGTGGACATCAGCGCGCGCCGCTTGCGGCTCAAGCAACTCTTCCCCTCCACCGCCGCCATGCAGAAAACGCTGGGCGAGCTGAATGGCGACATGGCGCTGAGCGGCGCGGGGAACTCGGTCGCAGCCCTGCTGGGCACCGCGACGGGCGATGTGAAGATGCTGGTCAACGATGGCGTCATCAGTCGCAGCCTGATGGAGATCGCGGGGCTCAACGTGGGCAACTACGTCGTCTCCAAGCTGTTCGGCGACGACGAGGTGAAGATCAATTGCGGCGCGGCCGACCTGGAAATGAAGAACGGCGTGATGACGCCGCGCGTGTTCGTGTTCGACACCGAGAACGCGCTGATCAGCATCACCGGCACGGCTGACTTCAAGAACGAGAAGATGGACCTGGACATCACCCCGGACAGCAAGGGCTTCCGCATCTTCTCGCTGCGCTCTCCCTTGTATGTACGGGGCACCTTCGGCTCGCCGGACGTGGGGGTACATGTGCTGCCCCTGGCGGCGCGCGGCGCGGGCATGGTGGCCCTGGGCGTACTGCTGACGCCGGCCGCCGGGTTGCTGGCGCTGGTTGCGCCCAGCACCACCGACGACAATGCCTGCGGTCCCTTGCTGAAGCAGATGCGCGTGCCGCCCAAGGCGCCGCCGCCCGCTCCGTCCAAAGGCAAATAG
- a CDS encoding LTA synthase family protein, with product MRHSTLIFVVAAFALLTLSRLALAAWQSKRVRDAGGLIPLLLGGLRIDAHQIAVLAALPAVLSPLFGHIPLAATLAGYWYLVAFILLAFLEVATPPFILEYDSRPNRLFVEYLKHPREVSGMLWRGYKGALVGGLAVVALVGWGAYGLFGHAQPDAQLSWWQMPLASLAILAIVILAIRGTLGHRPINPSSVAYSSDGMLNTLALNSLYNVFYAIYSMKNEKSASAVYGGMDDDKMHGTVLAQAGLPNPPANPDYPSLHRQVATRKTARPLNLVIILEESLGAQYCAGLGGADLTPELDALAREAWTFTRAYATGTRSVRGLEAVVTGFLPTPAQAVLKLPRSQRGFFSLADLLGRHGYHSRFIYGGESHFDNMKGFFLGNGFKQIVDRPDFVDPAFVGTWGASDEDMFNQLDRLLREDGDQPTFTLAFSVSNHSPWEYPAGRIQTDGNPATVENTVRYADWALGRFFERAKASPYWENTVFLIAADHDSRVFGASLVPVRHFHIPAVILGAGIEPRRDDRLISQIDLAPTLLSLIGVDTEHPMIGHDLTRSTPGRAIMQYDNTYGYLKEDELLVMAPNKTPLQYRYTAPEEYAPVPLDPELAAEALAHALWPSWAYREGRYSLPEQAGASSAPGDRPAA from the coding sequence ATGCGGCATTCGACCTTGATTTTCGTGGTGGCGGCATTTGCGCTGCTGACGCTCAGTCGCCTGGCGCTCGCCGCTTGGCAGTCCAAGCGCGTGCGCGATGCCGGGGGGCTGATCCCCCTGCTGCTGGGAGGGCTGCGCATCGATGCGCACCAGATCGCCGTGCTGGCGGCGCTGCCGGCCGTGCTGTCGCCCTTGTTCGGCCACATCCCGCTGGCCGCCACGCTGGCCGGCTACTGGTACTTGGTCGCCTTCATCCTGCTGGCCTTTCTGGAAGTCGCCACCCCGCCCTTCATCCTGGAATACGACTCCCGCCCCAACCGCCTGTTCGTCGAATACCTGAAGCATCCGCGCGAAGTCTCCGGCATGCTCTGGCGCGGCTACAAGGGCGCGCTGGTGGGCGGCCTGGCCGTGGTGGCCCTCGTCGGCTGGGGCGCCTACGGCCTGTTCGGCCACGCCCAGCCCGACGCGCAACTGAGCTGGTGGCAGATGCCGCTGGCCAGCCTGGCCATTCTCGCCATCGTCATCCTGGCCATCCGCGGCACGCTGGGCCACCGCCCGATCAACCCGTCCTCGGTCGCCTACAGCTCGGACGGCATGCTCAACACGCTGGCGCTGAACTCGCTCTACAACGTGTTCTACGCCATTTACAGCATGAAGAACGAAAAGTCCGCCTCGGCCGTATATGGCGGCATGGACGACGACAAGATGCACGGGACGGTGCTGGCCCAAGCCGGCCTGCCCAACCCGCCCGCCAACCCCGACTACCCCAGCCTGCACCGCCAGGTGGCCACGCGCAAGACGGCGCGGCCGCTGAACCTTGTGATCATCCTGGAAGAAAGCCTGGGCGCGCAATATTGCGCCGGCCTGGGCGGCGCCGACCTGACGCCGGAACTGGACGCCCTCGCGCGCGAGGCCTGGACCTTCACCCGCGCCTATGCCACCGGCACCCGCTCGGTGCGCGGGCTCGAAGCGGTGGTCACTGGCTTTCTGCCCACTCCCGCCCAGGCGGTACTGAAGCTGCCGCGCTCGCAGCGCGGCTTCTTCTCGCTGGCCGATCTGCTCGGACGCCATGGCTACCATTCGCGCTTCATCTACGGCGGCGAATCGCACTTCGACAATATGAAGGGCTTCTTCCTGGGCAACGGCTTCAAGCAGATCGTGGATCGGCCCGATTTCGTGGACCCGGCCTTTGTCGGCACCTGGGGCGCGTCGGACGAAGACATGTTCAATCAGCTGGATCGGCTGCTGCGCGAAGATGGCGACCAGCCCACCTTCACGCTGGCCTTCAGCGTGTCCAACCATTCGCCCTGGGAGTACCCGGCAGGCCGCATCCAGACCGACGGCAACCCGGCCACCGTGGAAAACACCGTGCGCTACGCCGACTGGGCGCTGGGCCGCTTCTTCGAACGCGCCAAGGCCTCGCCGTACTGGGAAAACACCGTGTTCCTGATAGCGGCGGATCATGATTCCCGCGTCTTCGGCGCCAGCCTGGTGCCCGTGCGCCACTTCCATATTCCGGCCGTGATCCTGGGCGCCGGCATCGAGCCGCGCCGCGACGACCGCCTGATCAGCCAGATCGACCTGGCGCCGACACTGCTGTCGCTGATAGGCGTGGACACCGAGCACCCCATGATCGGCCACGACCTCACCCGCAGCACGCCGGGCCGGGCGATCATGCAGTACGACAACACCTACGGCTATCTGAAGGAAGACGAGCTGCTGGTGATGGCGCCCAACAAGACGCCGCTGCAATATCGCTACACGGCACCCGAGGAATACGCGCCCGTGCCGCTGGACCCGGAGCTCGCCGCCGAGGCGCTTGCGCACGCGCTGTGGCCCAGCTGGGCCTATCGCGAAGGCCGCTACAGCCTGCCGGAACAGGCTGGCGCATCATCCGCCCCCGGCGACAGGCCTGCCGCCTGA
- a CDS encoding DNA-3-methyladenine glycosylase I, with the protein MNANTESPDGLIRCGWVDTSAEYMTYHDTEWGYPVGDDRALFEQLCLEGFQSGLSWRTILSKRDAFRRGFANFEPAKVARFGEKEVLRLLDDAGIVRHRGKIEAVINNAARALEMIEREGSLGAYLWRFEAPKGAPSTRGASTSAQSEALSKALKKLGWKFVGPTTVYAFMQSVGMVNDHSPDCHCHAASEKARKAFKRPA; encoded by the coding sequence TTGAACGCCAATACCGAATCCCCCGACGGTCTGATCCGTTGCGGCTGGGTGGACACCTCCGCCGAGTACATGACCTACCACGACACCGAATGGGGCTACCCCGTGGGCGACGACCGGGCGCTGTTCGAGCAGCTTTGCCTGGAGGGATTCCAGTCGGGGTTGAGCTGGCGCACCATCCTGTCCAAGCGCGACGCGTTTCGGCGCGGCTTCGCCAACTTCGAGCCCGCGAAAGTGGCGCGCTTCGGCGAAAAAGAGGTGCTGAGGCTGCTGGACGACGCCGGCATCGTGCGCCATCGCGGCAAGATCGAAGCCGTGATCAACAATGCCGCCCGCGCGCTGGAAATGATCGAGCGCGAAGGCTCGCTGGGCGCCTACCTGTGGCGTTTCGAAGCCCCGAAGGGGGCGCCGTCGACCCGCGGCGCCTCGACCTCGGCGCAATCCGAGGCCTTGTCCAAGGCGCTGAAGAAACTGGGCTGGAAGTTCGTCGGGCCCACCACCGTCTATGCATTCATGCAGTCAGTGGGCATGGTGAATGACCACAGCCCTGATTGCCATTGCCACGCCGCCAGCGAGAAAGCCCGCAAGGCATTCAAGCGGCCGGCGTAG
- a CDS encoding YkgJ family cysteine cluster protein encodes MSLLESSLISFVSPAVLAGDDPAANPCLDCGACCAHFRVSFYCGELAGENGGHVPVELVTQMSPLRACMKGTETGGGRCISLRGELGQPGIHCAIYENRPTPCREFDIWMPDGSPNPDCQRLRLALGLAPVPPRPDAENDPQGPLHPNQPAAA; translated from the coding sequence ATGTCCCTGCTAGAGTCCTCTCTCATTTCCTTCGTCTCGCCTGCCGTCCTGGCTGGTGATGACCCGGCCGCCAACCCCTGTCTGGACTGCGGGGCATGCTGTGCGCATTTCAGGGTGTCGTTCTATTGCGGCGAACTGGCCGGCGAGAACGGCGGCCATGTGCCGGTGGAACTGGTGACCCAGATGAGCCCGCTGCGCGCCTGCATGAAGGGTACGGAAACCGGCGGCGGCCGCTGCATCTCGCTACGCGGCGAACTCGGCCAGCCCGGCATCCATTGCGCCATCTATGAAAATCGCCCCACGCCCTGCCGGGAATTCGACATCTGGATGCCGGACGGCTCGCCCAATCCCGATTGCCAGCGCCTGCGCCTGGCGCTGGGCCTGGCCCCGGTGCCGCCCCGGCCGGACGCCGAGAACGATCCGCAAGGCCCCCTGCACCCCAACCAGCCCGCCGCGGCCTGA
- a CDS encoding alpha/beta hydrolase produces the protein MSQQRVGALLIHGLGGTEFDMGAMHKVLARAGVEPHGVTLPGHAGCPEDLLDVTVEDWMAVVTQRYRELCAQYEVLHVIGMCLGALLAVELCKRESHARGALVSLSAPVFLDGWSTPWYRAVRYLAYRLPGLRRRIRVREEDPYGVKSELVRAFIKAGFARGDGFHYQWVPLACVRQVDRLRGMVRRGLERMRCPTLIMHAEEDELTSPRSARFLEQRIARSTVVMLQDSYHMICVDQERERVMRNVLGFLGKDPDIVRMRKRVPAPAADVCSGQAMLAQASHSCAG, from the coding sequence GTGAGCCAGCAACGCGTTGGCGCGCTGCTTATCCACGGCTTGGGCGGCACCGAATTCGACATGGGCGCCATGCACAAGGTGCTGGCGCGCGCCGGGGTCGAACCCCACGGCGTGACCTTGCCCGGCCATGCCGGTTGTCCGGAAGATCTGCTTGATGTGACGGTCGAGGACTGGATGGCGGTGGTCACGCAGCGCTATCGCGAACTATGCGCGCAATACGAGGTGCTGCACGTGATCGGCATGTGCCTGGGCGCCTTGCTGGCGGTGGAGCTTTGCAAGCGCGAATCGCACGCGCGCGGCGCGCTGGTATCGCTGTCCGCGCCAGTGTTCCTGGATGGGTGGAGCACCCCCTGGTACCGGGCCGTGCGCTATCTGGCGTACCGTCTGCCGGGCCTGCGGCGGCGGATCCGGGTGCGCGAGGAAGATCCATATGGCGTCAAAAGTGAACTGGTGCGCGCCTTCATCAAGGCAGGCTTTGCGCGCGGCGACGGGTTCCATTACCAATGGGTGCCGCTGGCCTGCGTGCGCCAGGTGGACCGGCTGCGCGGCATGGTCCGGCGCGGGCTGGAGCGCATGCGCTGCCCGACCCTGATCATGCACGCGGAAGAGGATGAACTGACCAGCCCGCGCTCAGCCCGCTTCCTGGAGCAGCGCATTGCCCGGTCGACGGTGGTGATGCTGCAGGACAGCTATCACATGATCTGCGTGGACCAGGAGCGCGAACGGGTGATGCGCAATGTGCTGGGCTTTCTGGGCAAGGATCCGGACATCGTCCGCATGCGCAAGCGGGTTCCGGCGCCCGCCGCCGACGTTTGCTCCGGGCAGGCGATGCTGGCGCAGGCCAGCCATTCCTGCGCCGGCTGA
- a CDS encoding helix-turn-helix domain-containing protein, producing MLHVAVAPPLPDVLLTPFSVQGRRESKGIAVPSHVHDEGMLVLVHEGLVLVQAGAQVWTVMPGSLGWIPPGVQHGARWFGEARGSFLYVRRDACDRLPDRCRSWPASRLIEALMDRFTSVQPNTTLSPAYQEQLFDVLLEELKQREHEPVLLPMPADPRLQDLANTLLDRPDDTAGIDEWAQRLSMSSRTLMRRFRQETGVTLGQWRQQARLLRALELLCRGGSVTEAGLSVGYESTSAFIGSFRAAFGVTPTRYLAERE from the coding sequence ATGCTTCATGTGGCCGTGGCGCCTCCCCTGCCGGACGTATTGCTGACGCCGTTCAGCGTCCAGGGACGGCGTGAATCCAAAGGCATTGCCGTACCTTCTCATGTCCATGACGAGGGCATGCTGGTGCTCGTGCACGAAGGGCTGGTACTGGTGCAGGCGGGCGCCCAGGTTTGGACGGTGATGCCGGGCAGCCTGGGCTGGATTCCGCCGGGCGTGCAGCACGGCGCACGCTGGTTCGGCGAAGCGCGCGGGTCCTTCCTGTATGTGCGCCGCGATGCCTGCGACCGCCTGCCGGACCGCTGCCGCTCCTGGCCCGCGTCCAGGCTGATCGAAGCCCTGATGGACCGCTTTACCTCGGTCCAGCCGAACACGACGTTGTCTCCCGCCTACCAGGAACAGTTGTTCGACGTGCTGCTGGAAGAACTCAAGCAGCGCGAGCATGAACCCGTGCTGTTGCCCATGCCTGCCGATCCGCGTTTGCAAGATCTGGCCAATACGCTGCTGGACCGGCCCGATGACACCGCCGGCATCGATGAGTGGGCGCAGCGCCTGAGCATGTCCTCGCGCACATTGATGCGCCGCTTCCGCCAGGAAACGGGCGTCACGCTGGGGCAATGGCGCCAGCAGGCGCGCTTGTTGCGCGCCTTGGAGCTGCTTTGCCGCGGCGGCTCCGTCACCGAGGCCGGCCTCTCTGTGGGTTACGAGAGCACCAGCGCCTTCATCGGCAGCTTCCGCGCCGCCTTCGGCGTGACGCCCACGCGCTATCTGGCTGAACGCGAGTAG
- a CDS encoding Fur family transcriptional regulator yields MDHSRLRHAGIKATFPRMKILDLFYQHAGLHMSPADIYRNLLSDSSNIGLATVYRVITQLEGAGLLKRTQLDAHTTVYELNDKGHHDHLVCTDCGRILESSDPAMGQLVRKIAKRSGFLLDSYSLVLYGHCGCGKNAAALPHGEFE; encoded by the coding sequence ATGGACCACTCAAGACTGCGCCATGCCGGCATCAAGGCCACCTTCCCGCGCATGAAGATCCTGGATCTCTTCTATCAACATGCCGGCCTGCACATGAGTCCCGCCGACATCTACCGCAACCTGCTCTCGGACAGCAGCAACATCGGCCTGGCCACGGTTTATCGCGTCATCACGCAACTTGAAGGCGCCGGCCTGCTCAAACGAACTCAGCTCGACGCCCACACCACTGTGTACGAGCTCAACGACAAGGGACACCACGACCATCTGGTCTGCACCGATTGCGGACGGATCCTGGAGTCCAGCGACCCGGCCATGGGCCAGCTGGTCCGGAAGATCGCCAAGCGCAGCGGCTTCCTGCTGGACTCCTACAGCCTGGTGCTTTACGGCCACTGCGGCTGCGGCAAGAACGCCGCCGCCCTTCCTCACGGAGAATTCGAATGA
- a CDS encoding fumarylacetoacetate hydrolase family protein, which translates to MNKLALPLRVATRRSGTRDGELMLVSPSGLRWISAGSCAATLQTLLDDWDALAPQLARRAQALDAAEWAGAGAFDASQCMAPLPRAYQWADASVYRNHARLIYQWRREPIPPRYEEEPLVYQGGSDVMIGPQDAIVAIDEAHQVDLEAEVAVITKDVPMGTDAARAADLIALVVLLNDVSLRGLIPGELSKGFGFYQSKPATSFAPIAVTPDALGAAWKDCMLDLPVRIEINGERFGEPHANSEIVFNFAQIIAHLARTRSLAAGSIVGAGTISNADPGSGSACITEARVRAQLDGVPEAQLPPYLRHGDRVRILARGPDGDAPFGAIDQRVEIAGSGR; encoded by the coding sequence ATGAACAAGCTTGCTTTGCCATTGCGCGTGGCAACGCGCAGGAGCGGCACGCGTGACGGCGAGCTGATGCTGGTGAGCCCGTCGGGCCTGCGATGGATATCCGCGGGGAGCTGCGCCGCTACGCTGCAAACCCTGCTGGATGATTGGGACGCGCTGGCGCCGCAGCTCGCCCGCCGCGCGCAGGCGCTCGACGCCGCCGAGTGGGCGGGAGCGGGCGCGTTCGACGCCAGCCAGTGCATGGCCCCGTTGCCACGGGCCTATCAGTGGGCGGATGCCTCCGTCTACCGCAATCATGCGCGCTTGATCTACCAGTGGCGCCGGGAGCCCATCCCGCCGCGCTACGAAGAGGAGCCGCTGGTGTACCAGGGCGGGTCGGACGTGATGATCGGGCCGCAGGACGCAATCGTGGCGATCGACGAGGCCCATCAGGTCGACCTGGAAGCCGAGGTCGCCGTGATCACCAAGGATGTGCCCATGGGCACTGACGCTGCGCGGGCGGCCGATCTGATCGCGCTGGTGGTCCTGCTCAACGACGTGTCCCTGCGCGGGCTGATTCCGGGTGAGCTCTCCAAGGGCTTCGGCTTCTACCAGAGCAAGCCGGCGACCAGCTTCGCGCCTATTGCGGTGACGCCGGACGCGCTGGGCGCCGCCTGGAAGGATTGCATGCTGGACCTGCCCGTGCGCATCGAAATCAACGGCGAGCGCTTCGGCGAGCCCCACGCCAATAGCGAGATCGTCTTCAACTTCGCCCAGATCATCGCGCACCTTGCCAGAACGCGCAGCCTGGCGGCGGGCAGCATCGTCGGCGCGGGGACCATCAGCAATGCGGATCCGGGCTCGGGCAGCGCCTGCATTACCGAGGCGCGGGTCCGCGCCCAGCTCGACGGTGTGCCTGAAGCGCAGCTGCCGCCCTATCTGCGGCATGGCGACCGCGTCCGCATCTTGGCGCGCGGACCAGATGGCGATGCGCCGTTCGGCGCCATCGACCAGCGTGTGGAAATCGCGGGAAGCGGGCGCTGA